A genomic segment from Streptomyces antibioticus encodes:
- a CDS encoding sensor histidine kinase, with the protein MSGRRRPQPQPGPRRQPRQRPRPRKTRPGQPRTLRARLVVASVVLIAVVCAVIGTVTTLALRSHLYEQLDGRLREVAARVAPRDFGGPPDQPKNGITGPDQQLTAQETDLAAFVTKGPQPTGTIAAKVVNGTVTSAERGVAPQAAKNYEMDHKPLTEDQTEVLNSVSQDGGEHTVDLPGLGGYRVVYSSNDDSAYYVAIPTTDADNTINTLILVELSVTAAGLVAAGIAGTVIVGVATRPLRKVAATATRVSELPLHTGEVNLSERVPEAECDPHTEVGQVGAALNRMLNHVHGALHSRQESEMRVRRFVADASHELRTPLASIRGYAELTRRGREEVGPDTRHALGRIESEAGRMTLLVEDLLLLARLDAGRPLRFEQTDLVPLVIDTVSDARAAGREHVWRLDLPDEPALVSADSARLQQVLVNTLANARTHTPPGTTVTARVRRDGPWLCVDVQDDGQGIPPDLLPHVFERFARGDSSRSRASGSTGLGLAIVQAVATAHGGAVTVDSAPGRTVFTVHLPALGPAVLRPAPETNRQLDSQVGHRATTWVRQGA; encoded by the coding sequence ATGAGCGGGCGACGGCGACCACAACCACAACCAGGACCGCGACGCCAACCGCGACAGCGCCCGCGTCCGCGGAAGACCCGGCCGGGACAGCCGCGCACCCTGCGGGCCCGGCTCGTCGTCGCGTCCGTGGTGCTGATCGCCGTCGTATGCGCCGTGATCGGCACGGTGACGACGCTCGCGCTGCGCTCCCATCTGTACGAGCAGCTCGACGGCCGGCTCAGGGAGGTCGCCGCGCGGGTCGCGCCCCGCGACTTCGGGGGGCCGCCCGACCAGCCCAAGAACGGCATCACCGGACCGGACCAGCAGCTCACGGCCCAGGAGACCGACCTCGCGGCGTTCGTCACCAAGGGCCCCCAGCCGACCGGCACGATCGCCGCCAAGGTCGTGAACGGCACCGTCACCAGCGCCGAGCGCGGTGTGGCGCCCCAGGCCGCGAAGAACTACGAGATGGACCACAAGCCGCTCACCGAGGACCAGACCGAGGTGCTCAACTCCGTCTCCCAGGACGGCGGCGAGCACACCGTGGACCTGCCCGGACTGGGCGGATACCGCGTCGTCTACTCCAGCAACGACGACTCCGCGTACTACGTGGCCATCCCCACCACCGACGCCGACAACACGATCAACACCCTGATCCTCGTCGAGCTGAGCGTCACCGCCGCCGGACTGGTCGCCGCCGGGATCGCCGGCACGGTGATCGTCGGCGTCGCCACCCGCCCGCTGCGCAAGGTCGCCGCGACGGCCACCCGGGTCTCCGAACTGCCCCTGCACACCGGCGAGGTCAACCTCAGCGAGCGCGTGCCGGAGGCGGAGTGCGATCCGCACACCGAGGTCGGCCAGGTCGGCGCCGCCCTCAACCGCATGCTGAACCACGTCCACGGCGCCCTGCACTCCCGCCAGGAGAGCGAGATGCGGGTACGCCGCTTCGTCGCGGACGCCAGCCACGAACTGCGCACCCCCCTCGCCTCCATCCGCGGATACGCCGAACTGACCCGGCGCGGCCGTGAGGAGGTCGGGCCCGACACCCGGCACGCGCTCGGCCGTATCGAGTCCGAGGCCGGCCGGATGACCCTGCTCGTCGAGGACCTGCTGCTGCTCGCCCGCCTCGACGCGGGCCGCCCGCTCCGGTTCGAGCAGACCGACCTCGTCCCGCTGGTCATCGACACCGTCAGCGACGCCCGCGCCGCCGGACGGGAGCACGTCTGGCGCCTCGACCTCCCCGACGAACCCGCCCTGGTGTCCGCCGACTCGGCGCGGCTCCAGCAGGTGCTCGTCAACACGCTGGCCAACGCCCGCACGCACACCCCGCCCGGTACGACGGTCACCGCGCGCGTGCGGCGGGACGGGCCGTGGCTGTGCGTCGACGTCCAGGACGACGGTCAGGGCATCCCGCCCGACCTGCTCCCGCACGTCTTCGAACGGTTCGCCCGCGGCGACTCCTCGCGCTCCCGCGCCTCCGGCTCGACCGGCCTCGGCCTCGCCATCGTGCAGGCCGTCGCGACCGCGCACGGCGGCGCCGTGACCGTGGACAGCGCGCCCGGACGTACCGTGTTCACCGTGCATCTGCCCGCGCTCGGGCCCGCCGTGCTCCGCCCGGCGCCCGAAACGAACCGGCAACTCGACTCACAGGTCGGGCACAGGGCCACCACATGGGTGCGACAGGGCGCCTGA
- a CDS encoding HGxxPAAW family protein — MALYDEGHTVAGWTGVAVATVGTTVTGLGVCAGAGALVGGGLVIVAVAALVTWGLHLAGWGKPPGVRPRGEWGMRVRDTAARSGHPGCLGCRLAGRGSAGRSALSVPAPTVAGDGTGMEEHRAALVGGAAGADVGRGAS; from the coding sequence ATGGCGCTGTACGACGAAGGGCACACCGTCGCCGGCTGGACCGGTGTCGCCGTCGCCACCGTGGGGACCACCGTGACCGGGCTCGGCGTCTGTGCCGGGGCCGGTGCGCTGGTGGGCGGAGGGCTGGTGATCGTCGCCGTCGCCGCGCTGGTCACCTGGGGGCTGCATCTGGCCGGGTGGGGCAAGCCGCCCGGGGTGCGGCCCCGGGGCGAGTGGGGGATGCGGGTCCGGGACACGGCGGCGCGCTCCGGGCATCCGGGGTGCCTGGGCTGTCGGCTCGCCGGGCGCGGATCCGCAGGCCGGAGCGCGTTGTCAGTGCCGGCGCCTACCGTTGCGGGTGATGGCACAGGCATGGAAGAGCACCGGGCTGCGCTGGTCGGCGGAGCGGCCGGTGCTGACGTGGGCCGGGGGGCGTCGTAG
- a CDS encoding bifunctional glycosyltransferase family 2/GtrA family protein, translated as MRTDSSPGTLPAREHLPAATAGTPVLDVVIPVYNEEKDLQPCVRRLHDHLARTFPYPFRITIADNASTDATPMVARRLADRIPEVTSFRLEQKGRGRALRTVWSASDAPVLAYMDVDLSTDLNALLPLVAPLISGHSDLAIGSRLARSSRVVRGPKREFISRAYNLILRGSLQARFSDAQCGFKAIRRDVARVLLPLVEDTGWFFDTEMLVLAERAGLRIHEVPVDWVDDPDSTVHIVKTATDDLKGVWRVGKALATGSLPLDRLTRPFGDDPRDRDLTDVPGGLARQLVGFCVVGGLSTLFYLLLYSGFRLFGGSQTANALALLVSAVANTAANRRLTFGVRGRSGAVRHQAQGLVVFGIGLALTSGSLAALDAANSDPAHSTELAVLVAANLAATVLRFLLFRAWVFPDRRETTTYDGPAQDGPAHDGTTHDGTTHARTTHDHITFATKAYGTHDTHDGRALEGTWRDATLRLQQPVRPHDTDPGDAR; from the coding sequence ATGCGAACCGACTCTTCTCCCGGCACCCTGCCGGCGCGGGAGCACCTCCCGGCCGCCACAGCCGGTACGCCTGTCCTGGACGTAGTGATCCCCGTCTACAACGAGGAGAAGGACCTCCAGCCGTGCGTGCGCAGACTCCACGACCACCTGGCGCGTACGTTCCCGTACCCCTTCCGCATCACGATCGCGGACAACGCCTCCACGGACGCCACCCCGATGGTGGCGCGGCGGCTGGCGGACCGGATCCCGGAGGTGACGTCCTTCCGGCTGGAGCAGAAGGGCCGCGGCCGGGCGCTGCGGACCGTCTGGTCCGCCTCCGACGCCCCGGTCCTCGCGTACATGGACGTGGACCTGTCCACCGACCTCAACGCGCTGCTGCCGCTGGTGGCCCCGCTCATCTCCGGCCACTCCGACCTGGCGATCGGCTCCCGGCTCGCCCGTAGCTCCCGGGTGGTGCGCGGGCCGAAGCGGGAGTTCATCAGCCGGGCCTACAACCTCATCCTGCGCGGCTCGCTCCAGGCCCGCTTCTCCGACGCCCAGTGCGGCTTCAAGGCGATCCGGCGCGATGTGGCGCGGGTGCTGCTGCCGCTGGTGGAGGACACCGGCTGGTTCTTCGACACCGAGATGCTGGTGCTCGCCGAGCGGGCCGGACTGCGTATCCACGAGGTGCCGGTCGACTGGGTCGACGACCCGGACTCCACGGTGCACATCGTGAAGACGGCGACCGACGACCTGAAGGGCGTGTGGCGCGTAGGGAAGGCGCTGGCCACCGGGTCGCTGCCGCTGGACCGGCTGACCAGGCCGTTCGGCGACGATCCGCGCGACCGGGACCTCACGGACGTACCCGGCGGACTGGCCCGTCAGCTCGTCGGCTTCTGTGTCGTCGGCGGCCTCTCCACCCTGTTCTACCTGCTGCTCTACAGCGGCTTCCGGCTGTTCGGCGGCTCGCAGACCGCGAACGCGCTGGCGCTGCTGGTCTCGGCGGTCGCCAACACCGCCGCCAACCGGAGGCTGACCTTCGGCGTACGCGGCCGCAGCGGTGCCGTCCGGCACCAGGCGCAGGGGCTGGTCGTCTTCGGCATCGGCCTGGCGCTGACCAGCGGCTCGCTCGCCGCCCTCGACGCCGCGAACTCCGACCCCGCGCACTCCACCGAACTCGCCGTCCTGGTCGCGGCCAACCTCGCGGCGACCGTCCTGCGCTTCCTGCTCTTCCGGGCGTGGGTGTTCCCGGACCGACGGGAGACGACGACGTACGACGGCCCGGCCCAGGACGGCCCGGCCCACGACGGCACCACCCACGACGGCACCACCCACGCCCGCACCACCCATGACCACATCACCTTTGCCACGAAGGCGTACGGCACGCACGACACCCACGACGGCCGCGCCCTCGAAGGCACCTGGAGGGACGCCACCCTGCGCCTGCAGCAGCCGGTGCGTCCCCACGACACCGACCCGGGGGACGCCCGATGA
- a CDS encoding MFS transporter, with product MATTTPAGVRAHARHGGGSEHGPMTHRQIMEALSGLLLGMFVAILSSTIVSNALPEIIGDLGGGQSAYTWVVTSTLLAMTAATPLWGKLADLYNKKALVQLALVIYVLGSMAAGLSQNAGMLIACRVVQGIGVGGLSALAQIVMAAMISPRERGRYSGYLGATFAVATVGGPLLGGVITDTDWLGWRWCFYVGVPFAVIALIVLQKTLHLPVVKRDVKVDWAGAFFISAAVSLLLVWVTFAGDKYDWLSWQTYAMVAGSVVLALVFVLVESRAAEPIIPLRLFRNRTITLSSVASMFVGVAMFSGTVFFAQYFQLARDKSPTMSGVLTIPMIGGLFVSSTVSGQLITRTGKWKAWLVGGGVLVTAGLGLLGTIRYDTPYWKTAVFMALLGLGVGMMMQNLVLSTQNQVDPSDLGAASSTVTFFRSLGGAIGVSALGAVMANRITDYARDGIAGLGPKYASLASGSGASSEIPDMDKLPAPLRTVMESAYGHGIADVFLIAAVMALLAFLITLFIKEVPLRTAGAMAQAAEEPVTAVPADAAAEIRGEARAEVGAEVGAGAPAEDPDEVSAPAVEAGTGIRVHGHVRGAEDAPVPQAAVTLISPAGRQLGRSVARPDGAYALDAPGAGSYVLIASADGFRPHASTIVVNGEPVAHDVLLSGTGGLNGTVLAGGSGDAVKDALVVVTDARGELLATGTTGERGEFGFAELVPGAVTVAVDAPGFRPRALPVEIGGTGVTRVEVALEAGARLQGVVRAPHGPLADARVTLVDAAGDVVGTATTGPDGAYAFADLDAGAYTVTASGYPPVATALTVAGDGTDGHDIELAHQEE from the coding sequence ATGGCAACGACCACACCAGCCGGTGTGCGGGCCCATGCCAGGCACGGGGGCGGCTCCGAGCACGGCCCCATGACCCACCGGCAGATCATGGAGGCGCTCTCCGGGCTGCTGCTCGGGATGTTCGTGGCGATCCTGTCGTCCACGATCGTCTCGAACGCCCTCCCGGAGATCATCGGCGACCTCGGCGGCGGCCAGTCCGCCTACACCTGGGTCGTCACCTCCACCCTGCTGGCGATGACCGCGGCCACCCCGCTGTGGGGCAAGCTCGCCGACCTCTACAACAAGAAGGCGCTCGTCCAGCTCGCCCTCGTCATCTATGTACTGGGCTCGATGGCGGCCGGTCTGTCGCAGAACGCCGGCATGCTGATCGCCTGCCGTGTCGTGCAGGGCATCGGCGTCGGCGGTCTGTCCGCCCTCGCGCAGATCGTGATGGCGGCGATGATCTCCCCGCGCGAGCGCGGCCGTTACTCCGGCTACCTCGGCGCGACCTTCGCCGTGGCCACCGTCGGCGGCCCGCTGCTCGGCGGTGTCATCACGGACACCGACTGGCTGGGCTGGCGCTGGTGCTTCTACGTCGGCGTGCCCTTCGCGGTGATCGCGCTGATCGTGCTCCAGAAGACCCTGCACCTGCCGGTCGTGAAGCGGGACGTGAAGGTCGACTGGGCCGGCGCGTTCTTCATCTCGGCCGCGGTCTCGCTGCTGCTGGTCTGGGTCACCTTCGCCGGTGACAAGTACGACTGGCTGTCCTGGCAGACGTACGCGATGGTCGCCGGGTCCGTCGTCCTCGCGCTGGTCTTCGTGCTCGTCGAGTCGAGGGCCGCCGAGCCGATCATCCCGCTGCGGCTGTTCCGCAACCGCACCATCACGCTCTCCTCGGTCGCCTCGATGTTCGTGGGCGTCGCGATGTTCTCCGGCACGGTGTTCTTCGCGCAGTACTTCCAGCTCGCCCGGGACAAGTCGCCGACCATGTCCGGCGTGCTGACCATCCCGATGATCGGCGGACTGTTCGTCTCCTCCACCGTCTCCGGGCAGCTCATCACCCGCACGGGCAAGTGGAAGGCGTGGCTGGTCGGCGGCGGTGTGCTGGTCACGGCGGGCCTCGGCCTGCTGGGCACGATCCGCTACGACACGCCGTACTGGAAGACCGCCGTCTTCATGGCGCTGCTCGGGCTCGGCGTCGGCATGATGATGCAGAACCTGGTGCTGTCCACGCAGAACCAGGTCGACCCCTCCGACCTCGGCGCGGCCAGCTCCACGGTCACCTTCTTCCGCTCCCTCGGCGGTGCGATCGGCGTCTCCGCGCTGGGCGCCGTGATGGCGAACCGGATCACCGACTACGCCCGGGACGGCATCGCGGGCCTCGGCCCGAAGTACGCCTCCCTCGCCTCCGGCTCCGGCGCCTCCAGCGAGATCCCGGACATGGACAAGCTGCCCGCGCCGCTGCGCACGGTCATGGAGAGCGCGTACGGCCACGGCATCGCGGACGTCTTCCTGATCGCCGCCGTGATGGCGCTGCTCGCCTTCCTGATCACCCTGTTCATCAAGGAGGTCCCGCTGCGGACGGCGGGCGCGATGGCGCAGGCGGCGGAGGAGCCGGTGACGGCGGTACCGGCCGACGCCGCTGCCGAGATCCGTGGCGAGGCCCGTGCCGAAGTCGGTGCCGAAGTCGGTGCCGGCGCTCCTGCCGAGGATCCCGACGAGGTGTCCGCGCCCGCCGTCGAGGCCGGTACGGGCATCCGGGTGCACGGTCATGTCCGTGGCGCGGAGGACGCTCCCGTCCCGCAGGCCGCCGTCACCCTGATCTCCCCGGCCGGCCGCCAGCTCGGCCGCTCGGTCGCCCGGCCCGACGGCGCCTACGCGCTGGACGCGCCCGGGGCGGGGTCGTACGTCCTGATCGCCTCCGCGGACGGGTTCCGGCCGCACGCGTCCACGATCGTGGTGAACGGCGAACCGGTCGCCCACGACGTCCTGCTCAGCGGGACCGGCGGGCTGAACGGGACCGTCCTGGCCGGCGGGTCCGGCGATGCCGTCAAGGACGCCCTGGTGGTCGTCACCGATGCGCGCGGCGAGCTGCTGGCCACCGGGACCACCGGTGAGCGGGGCGAGTTCGGCTTCGCGGAGCTGGTGCCGGGTGCCGTGACGGTCGCGGTCGACGCGCCCGGGTTCCGGCCGCGCGCGCTCCCCGTGGAGATCGGCGGGACCGGCGTGACCCGGGTGGAGGTCGCCCTGGAGGCGGGCGCCCGGCTCCAGGGTGTCGTACGGGCGCCGCACGGTCCGCTGGCCGACGCGCGGGTGACGCTCGTGGACGCGGCGGGCGACGTGGTCGGCACGGCGACGACGGGCCCGGACGGGGCGTACGCCTTCGCCGACCTGGACGCCGGCGCGTACACGGTGACCGCGAGCGGCTATCCGCCGGTGGCCACCGCGCTGACCGTCGCCGGGGACGGGACGGACGGGCACGACATCGAGCTGGCCCACCAGGAGGAGTAG
- a CDS encoding DUF2797 domain-containing protein, giving the protein MAQAWKSTGLRWSAERPVLTWAGGRRSALSWGRRVAFGVVEGGVRECAGARGHMCPLRAAVSARSTGGRCEECARLDRAHSVAADGIADDPRPYRVYLAWFGPGLAKVGITAVERGSARLLEQGAVCFTWLGTGPLMAARRSEELLRAALGVPDRIPYGEKRAVRAALPDLEQEQRAAEIAELHAKAVGLTGWPESLTREPFQAVDHVAVFGLDHAPAARGEVTELVAGGAVSGELVAAAGPDLHLATGNRVVVLDTRLLSGWDLVPATDEGEVRVPIREFKTAAPLQDGLF; this is encoded by the coding sequence ATGGCACAGGCATGGAAGAGCACCGGGCTGCGCTGGTCGGCGGAGCGGCCGGTGCTGACGTGGGCCGGGGGGCGTCGTAGCGCGCTGTCCTGGGGGAGACGCGTGGCTTTCGGGGTCGTCGAGGGGGGTGTGCGGGAGTGTGCCGGGGCTCGTGGACACATGTGTCCGCTGCGCGCGGCGGTGTCGGCGCGCAGCACCGGGGGCCGTTGCGAGGAGTGCGCGCGGCTGGACCGGGCGCACTCCGTCGCCGCGGACGGCATCGCCGACGACCCCCGGCCCTACCGCGTCTACCTGGCGTGGTTCGGGCCGGGACTGGCCAAGGTCGGGATCACGGCCGTAGAGCGCGGGTCCGCACGGCTGCTGGAGCAGGGCGCCGTCTGCTTCACCTGGCTCGGCACCGGACCGCTGATGGCCGCCCGCCGCAGCGAGGAACTGCTGCGCGCCGCCCTGGGCGTCCCCGACCGGATCCCCTACGGCGAGAAGCGCGCGGTGCGAGCCGCCCTGCCGGACCTCGAACAAGAACAAAGGGCCGCCGAGATCGCTGAGTTGCACGCGAAGGCCGTCGGACTGACCGGCTGGCCCGAGTCGTTGACCCGTGAGCCCTTCCAAGCCGTCGACCATGTGGCGGTGTTCGGGCTCGACCACGCCCCCGCCGCCCGCGGCGAGGTGACCGAGCTGGTCGCCGGGGGCGCCGTCAGTGGGGAGTTGGTGGCTGCCGCCGGCCCCGATCTGCATCTGGCGACCGGCAACCGGGTCGTCGTCCTGGACACGCGCCTGCTGAGCGGGTGGGACCTGGTGCCAGCCACTGATGAGGGGGAAGTGCGGGTGCCCATAAGAGAGTTCAAGACCGCCGCGCCCCTTCAGGACGGGCTGTTCTGA
- a CDS encoding PPOX class F420-dependent oxidoreductase, giving the protein MAPNIATNTSVTLAELLDFVRPRHRAILLTRRGNGGPQGSPLTCGVDDSGRIVVSTYPERAKTRNAKRDERVSVLVLSDEWDGPWVQIDGTAEVIDSPDSVEPLVEYYRNIAGEHPDWDEYRAAMVKQGKSIIRVTPERWGPVATGGFPARLAQD; this is encoded by the coding sequence ATGGCACCGAACATCGCGACCAACACCTCCGTCACGCTCGCCGAGTTGCTGGACTTCGTCCGTCCCCGGCACCGCGCGATCCTGCTGACCCGGCGGGGCAACGGCGGCCCCCAGGGGTCGCCGCTGACCTGCGGGGTCGACGACTCGGGCCGGATCGTCGTCTCCACCTACCCGGAGCGCGCCAAGACCCGCAACGCCAAGCGTGACGAGCGGGTCAGCGTCCTCGTGCTGAGCGACGAGTGGGACGGGCCGTGGGTCCAGATCGACGGCACGGCCGAGGTGATCGACTCCCCCGACTCCGTGGAGCCCCTCGTGGAGTACTACCGGAACATCGCGGGCGAGCACCCCGACTGGGACGAGTACCGGGCCGCCATGGTCAAGCAGGGCAAGTCGATCATCCGTGTCACACCGGAGCGGTGGGGTCCGGTGGCGACCGGGGGCTTCCCGGCGCGGCTGGCGCAGGACTGA
- a CDS encoding ArnT family glycosyltransferase gives MTTQLDPTTTPPPKEPKDTTAPPAAPSPAPSEPKQPPHRRLWRGRPEDPRWVRPAFLALLAATLLLYLYNLSASGYANSFYSAAVQAGSQSWKALFFGSLDAGNAITVDKPPASLWPMALSVRLFGLNSWAILVPEVLMGVGTVAVVYASVRRRFSPAAGLIAGGVLALTPVAALMFRFNNPDAMLALLLAVACYFVARAVEDGRTRWLLWAGVAIGFAFLAKTLQAFLILPPLAIVYAVCAPVPVRKRLGQLAAATGALIVAGGWWVAIVELWPASSRPYIGGSQNNSFLELTFGYNGLGRLNGEETGSVGGGGGGGNTGQWGETGWDRMFNSEIGGQISWLLPAALVLLIAGLVATRKYGRTSATRGLLLVWGGSLLITMVVFSYMAGIFHQYYTVALAPYLAAVIGMGAGLLWERRSELWASISLAASVVAAASWSYVLLNRTPDYLPWLKWLVLVGGLVAALGLIFAGRITRTLALAAASLGLVAALAGPTAYTVSTLQEGHTGSIVTAGPAGASMMGGGRPGGGGPGGGGGGGMPGGFGGQQGQGQGQGQGQPGQNQQGGGNGFPGGGMPGQNQGQGQGQGQNQGQGQGQQTGPGGQLGEGAGGMGGGGGGGAGGLLNGADVSTEARKLLTTDADDYTWAAAAVGSQNAASYQLSTGEPVMAIGGFNGTDPSPTLAQFKEYVAEGKVHYFISSGTGGGMGGGMGGDGTSSQISTWVQENFKEVTVGSATFYDLTQETSG, from the coding sequence ATGACCACCCAGCTCGACCCGACGACGACCCCGCCGCCGAAGGAGCCGAAGGACACGACCGCACCGCCGGCCGCCCCCTCCCCCGCGCCGAGTGAACCGAAGCAGCCCCCGCACCGCAGACTGTGGCGCGGCCGGCCCGAGGACCCCCGCTGGGTCCGCCCGGCCTTCCTCGCCCTGCTCGCCGCCACCCTCCTGCTCTACCTGTACAACCTGAGCGCCTCCGGCTACGCCAACTCCTTCTACTCCGCGGCCGTCCAGGCCGGCAGCCAGTCCTGGAAGGCCCTCTTCTTCGGCTCGCTGGACGCGGGCAACGCGATCACCGTCGACAAGCCCCCGGCCTCGCTGTGGCCGATGGCCCTGTCGGTACGGCTGTTCGGCCTGAACTCCTGGGCGATCCTCGTCCCCGAGGTGCTGATGGGCGTCGGCACGGTCGCCGTCGTCTACGCCTCCGTGCGCCGCCGGTTCAGCCCCGCTGCCGGTCTGATCGCGGGCGGCGTGCTCGCGCTCACCCCGGTCGCCGCGCTGATGTTCCGGTTCAACAACCCGGACGCGATGCTGGCCCTGCTGTTGGCCGTGGCCTGCTACTTCGTCGCCCGCGCGGTGGAGGACGGCCGGACCAGGTGGCTGCTGTGGGCCGGGGTCGCGATCGGTTTCGCCTTCCTCGCCAAGACGCTCCAGGCGTTCCTGATCCTGCCGCCGCTCGCGATCGTCTACGCGGTCTGCGCACCGGTCCCGGTCAGGAAGCGCCTCGGCCAGCTCGCGGCCGCCACCGGTGCGCTGATCGTGGCCGGCGGCTGGTGGGTCGCGATCGTCGAGCTGTGGCCCGCGTCCTCCCGCCCCTACATCGGCGGCTCCCAGAACAACTCCTTCCTCGAACTGACCTTCGGCTACAACGGTCTCGGCCGTCTCAACGGCGAGGAGACGGGCAGCGTCGGCGGGGGCGGCGGCGGTGGCAACACCGGGCAGTGGGGCGAGACCGGCTGGGACCGGATGTTCAACTCCGAGATCGGCGGCCAGATCTCCTGGCTGCTGCCGGCCGCGCTGGTCCTGCTGATCGCCGGACTGGTCGCGACCCGGAAGTACGGCCGCACCTCGGCCACCCGCGGGCTGCTGCTGGTGTGGGGCGGCTCGCTGCTGATCACCATGGTCGTCTTCAGCTACATGGCGGGCATCTTCCACCAGTACTACACCGTGGCCCTCGCCCCCTATCTGGCGGCGGTGATCGGCATGGGCGCCGGTCTGCTGTGGGAGCGGCGGTCCGAGCTGTGGGCCTCGATCAGCCTCGCGGCCTCGGTCGTCGCGGCGGCCTCCTGGTCGTACGTCCTGCTCAACCGCACCCCCGACTACCTGCCCTGGCTGAAGTGGCTGGTCCTGGTCGGCGGCCTGGTCGCCGCGCTCGGCCTGATCTTCGCGGGCCGGATCACGCGCACCCTCGCCCTCGCGGCGGCCTCCCTCGGCCTGGTGGCCGCGCTGGCCGGTCCGACGGCGTACACCGTCAGCACGCTCCAGGAGGGCCACACCGGGTCCATCGTGACGGCGGGCCCGGCGGGCGCGTCCATGATGGGCGGCGGACGTCCGGGCGGCGGCGGCCCCGGTGGCGGAGGCGGCGGTGGCATGCCGGGCGGCTTCGGCGGCCAGCAGGGCCAGGGCCAGGGCCAGGGCCAGGGCCAGCCGGGCCAGAACCAGCAGGGCGGCGGCAACGGCTTCCCGGGCGGCGGCATGCCGGGCCAGAACCAGGGCCAGGGTCAGGGGCAGGGCCAAAACCAAGGCCAAGGCCAGGGCCAGCAGACCGGCCCCGGTGGACAACTCGGTGAAGGCGCCGGAGGCATGGGCGGCGGCGGAGGCGGCGGCGCAGGCGGCCTGCTGAACGGCGCCGACGTCTCCACCGAGGCCCGGAAGCTGCTGACCACCGACGCCGACGACTACACCTGGGCGGCCGCCGCGGTCGGCTCGCAGAACGCCGCGAGCTACCAACTCTCCACCGGCGAGCCCGTGATGGCGATCGGTGGCTTCAACGGCACCGACCCGTCACCGACGTTGGCCCAGTTCAAGGAGTACGTGGCCGAGGGCAAGGTCCACTACTTCATCTCCAGCGGCACCGGAGGCGGCATGGGCGGCGGCATGGGCGGGGACGGCACGTCCTCGCAGATCAGCACCTGGGTCCAGGAGAACTTCAAGGAGGTGACGGTGGGTTCGGCCACCTTCTACGACCTGACCCAGGAGACGAGCGGCTGA
- a CDS encoding response regulator transcription factor gives MTTTSPQGRTELLRPDGSPVRVLVVDDELSITELLSMALRYEGWQIRSAGDGTGALQTAREFRPDAVVLDMMLPDMDGLTVLGRLRRELPDVPVLFLTAKDAVEDRIAGLTAGGDDYVTKPFSLEEVVARLRGLIRRSGAADRRSDSMLVVGDLTLDEDSHEVSRAGDNIHLTATEFELLRFLMRNPRRVLSKAQILDRVWSYDFGGQANVVELYISYLRRKIDAGREPMIHTRRGAGYLIKPAAS, from the coding sequence ATGACCACGACCTCGCCCCAGGGGCGCACCGAACTGCTGAGGCCGGACGGGAGCCCCGTCCGCGTGCTTGTGGTGGACGACGAGTTGTCGATCACCGAACTGCTCTCCATGGCCCTGCGCTACGAAGGATGGCAGATCAGGAGTGCCGGGGACGGCACGGGCGCCCTCCAGACCGCCCGGGAGTTCCGGCCCGACGCCGTCGTCCTCGACATGATGCTGCCCGACATGGACGGGCTGACCGTCCTCGGCCGGCTGCGGCGCGAGCTGCCGGACGTCCCGGTGCTGTTCCTGACCGCCAAGGACGCCGTCGAGGACCGTATCGCCGGTCTCACCGCCGGCGGCGACGACTACGTCACCAAGCCGTTCAGCCTCGAAGAGGTCGTGGCCCGGCTGCGGGGGCTCATCCGCCGCTCCGGTGCCGCCGACCGGCGCTCCGACTCGATGCTGGTCGTCGGCGACCTCACCCTCGACGAGGACAGCCACGAGGTCTCGCGGGCCGGGGACAACATCCATCTCACCGCCACGGAGTTCGAGCTGCTGCGCTTCCTGATGCGCAACCCGCGGCGCGTGCTCAGCAAGGCGCAGATCCTCGACCGCGTGTGGTCCTACGACTTCGGCGGCCAGGCCAATGTCGTCGAGCTGTACATCTCCTACCTGCGGCGCAAGATCGACGCCGGCCGGGAGCCGATGATCCACACGCGGCGCGGCGCCGGATACCTGATCAAGCCCGCGGCCTCATGA